In Snodgrassella alvi wkB2, the DNA window TGTTACTCACTAGCGCTCATTTCGTTGTAATAATTTAAGATAAATACCGTGCCTGAGGGGGCAATGAAACCCGCTGACAACCGGCAGAAACTTTATCCAGGTAATCATATTGGCTGATAGTAAATCATACCAAAAGCTGTTTTTCTGCTGAAATTAATTTTGTAAAAATTTCAGCTTAACCCCTGCCTTGGTTTTTGCCAGCATTTCGCTTACATTTTCGCCCAGATGCAAGGCCAGGCCGATAGTCAGCATATCAACTACCATCAGCTGCAGCAGACGGGAAATCATCGGGGTATATTTTTCGCTGTCTTCAGGGGTAACAACACTAATGACACAGTCACAGGCTTGTGCGACGGGTGATCCGGCACGGGTAAGAGCGATTACTTTTGCACCGTTACCCCTGGCAATTTTAATTGCATCAAGTAAATCTCGTGAAGAACCTGAATGCGAAATAACAACCAGCACATCTTGTGGTGACAATACGGCAGCAGCCATCAGTTGTACGTGACTATCAGTATAAGCAACTGTAGACAAACCAAAACGGAAAAGTTTGTGCTGAGCATCCATTGCAACAATACCTGAATTGCCTGCCCCATAGAATTCTATACGGCGAGCCTTGGCCATCAGCCTGACTGCGGTTTCCAAGTCAGCCGCATTAAGGGATTTACGGCTGCCAAGCACCGTGGCTGCGGTACTGGCTATAACTTTATTCAGCACATCCTGCATAGAATCGGTGCTGTTAAGCTCTTCATGAACATACGGCATACCGTCATGGCCGATACTGGCGGAAAGATTGAGTTTAAATTCAGGTAACCCGCTATAGCCCATGGTACGGCAAAAACGGATAACCGTAGGCTGGCTGACGCGTGCCTCTTTGGCAATAGTGGCTACAGCTGCGTGTACGAACCACTTGGTCTGCGCCAGTACACATTCAGCCACCCGGCGTTCCGCTGAAGATAATTCAGGTAATTTCTGACTGATTTTGGCTAACATTATGCTCTCCTGTTTTGTTGTTGCCACAAAACAGGAAGAGAAATATTGATAATTAATTTATACATGGTAAACCTGCTGATTTCTCTTGTATTGCGTGCCTATCCTAACACTGAAATAAACAAATGCAATATTTTGATGTGGATTATCGTTATCATGATGGTTATTAAAACCATAAATATTTATTATAGCGGTATTTAGAACAGATTTTTGTTATTACTGTAAGATATTCTAATATTTTCTAGCAGCGATACTGACCTAATGCATTAAATATAATTTCAAGTAAACGCTGATTATCTACCTGCTCCATTACATTAACAGGCTGATGACTGACTGGGGGCATACCGACAGTCAGTCTGAGTGCACCCTCTTTCCAGCGGCGGCTGCTGGCACGGGTACAGTCACGCGCAGTGGATACATCAACAATATAAGGTGAGCTGGTAACAATACTTTCATCAATCAGCTTGGCGACACACAATACATCATGAATCCAGCAACCGGCCAGCTGACGTGTCTGAATAGAATAGTCCATCCACGGACGTGATGTACGGACAATAAAATCTGCAAGCGGATTGGCAAAGCTCTGAAGTTTATCCAGATCCTGATGGGTGAGCAGTGTCTGTGTAGTTACGTCCAGCGGTGCAAGGGTAATATTGGCTCCACTTTCGATAACAATTTTGGCTGCTTCCGGGTCAACAGCGAAGTTGGTGTCCTTAAGATAGCTGTCCAGCTGAAATACACCGCCCATGATGACTATTTCGGCAACAGACCGGGCAAAATCAGGATAAAGCTGGATGGTATGGGCAATATTGGTTAACGGACCAATAGCCACCACGGTAATTTCACCGGGGTTCTTACACACCAGTTCACCAATTGCCTGAGCCGCATGTGGCGCGCTGTGATCATTTAATGGCGGCAGAGGTGGCAGATTGTCCCATAAAGACAATAATCCCTGTTTGCGTACATTATTATCCAGTTGTTCACGCCATGGGGCAGCCGGTTCAAGCAATGCCTGAGCAGCTCCTTTTACTACCGGGATGCTTTGATTCAATTCCTGCATTAATTGGTGCGCTACCTGAAAACCGGTATCCCGTGGTGTATTACCGGCCACAATGGTAATTAATTCCAGTTTAATTGAATCTGCAGCCAGCGCCAGCGCCAGTGCCAGCCCGTCATCTACATTCGCGCCTGCAACACCATTACCGGGATCACAGTCAATTACGATACGCTTCATAAATATTTACCTATGCTTCAATTACAACGGAGTCAGTAGCTGACTCCGTTATTGGTGATTCTATCAATTTGTTAAAGCAGTTAAATAGCGTCTTCTACTGCATTCAGGTCGCGTCCGCGAGTTTCCGGAGCATAGAATGTAGTTATAAAGCCAATGCCTGCCATTGCTGCAAAATAAATTGCAATCGGCCACCATGTACCATACTGAGCCAGCAATGCTGAGGCAACTAATGGCGCAATACCACCAGACATAATGCCTCCGAGCTCTTTAGCCAGAGCCATTTTGGAATAACGGTTACGCACCCCGAACAGCTCTACTCCATAGGCTGCCTGTACACCGAAAATACCCAGTGATGCCAGACACATACCAATAACAATAATACTGGCTACAATAAAAGGATCCCGTGTTTCCAGAAACATATAAGCCGGAACAGCATACAGCATCAGCAGAAAACAGAACCAGCGGTAAACAATACGACGGCCAAACCGGTCGGATAACCAGCCGGCAAACGGAATCACAAAAAAGCCTAATAAAGACGCAACAAATACCGCAGAAGTAGCAACAGTTTGATTCACTTTCAGAAATTTGACCACATAGCCGATAACAAATCCCTGTGCGAGGTAAGATGGGCCGTTTTCACCGATACGCAAGCCAAGCATAACAAAAAATGCTTTATTACGTGCCAGAAAGGAAGTTTTTTCAGCTGCCACCGTAGTTTGTGAAGCTGATATTTCAGTTTTTTGCACCCGGGATTGTTTAACTTCATTTTGTTCCTGCTCGAATACCGGAGTTTCCCGTACATGGCGGCGAATAAGAGTAGCGGCAATAGCTATCAGTGCACTGAGAATAAATGGTATCCGCCATCCCCAGCTGGCTACATCTTCTTTATCCAGCATTAACACCAGCAGCCAGACAGACGAAGCGACCAGTGTACCACTGTTAGAACCGATACCGATAATAGAAGCAATCAGACCGCGGTGTTTAGGTGGAGCATATTCTCCCAGCATAACTGTAGCACCGGAAAGTTCGGCTCCGGCCCCGAAGCCCTGCATAAAACGCAGTACAGCTAAAAGAAGTGGTGCCCATATCCCGATAGTGGCATAACTAGGGATAAGACCAATCAGCGTAGTGGAAATACCCATCAGAGCAATAGTGGTTACCAGTACAAATTTACGTCCTTTAAGGTCGCCAAGACGGCCAAAAAATATGGCACCGATCGGGCGGGCAACAAAGCCGACTGAATAAGTGGCAAAACTGGACAGAAGAGCAATTGCAGGCGTTAATTCGGGAAAAAACACATCTCCAAATACCAGCCCTGCGGCCAGACCGTATAAAGCAAAATCCACATACTCCATGGTGGTTCCGAGCCAGCAGGAAAGTGTTGCCTTAATAAATTCCCGTCGTCCTTCAGGTGTGGCTAAACGCTGTTCAGCTGCGCTCTGTTTCGGGCTGTCAACTGACGATTGTAAGTCACTCATTCAAATATCCTATGGTTACAAATCAGGGTGAAACTAGTTACAAAAAAGATTAAAACAAAATTTCCAGCACAAACTTGCTGCCAAAATAAGCCAGCATCAGGCTGACAAATGACACAATAACCCACCATGCCACTTTTTTCCCGCGCCATGCCTGCATATGATGTCTGAGCAGGATAACCAGATAGATTATCCATGACAGCACGCCGAATACCGTTTTATGATTAAAACGTGCCGGCTCACCAAATACAGCTTCGGAAAATACTGTGCCGCTGACAGCCGCTATAGTCAGAAGCACAAAACCCGCCTGCAGGCCTTGAAACATTAATTTTTCAATAGCCAGCAAAGGCGGCAGGAATGATTGCTGCGGAACAGTTTTACGCCGGTGCAGATAATGATTGCGTACCAGCATGAGCATAGCCAGCAGGGTTGTAATGCCAAAGAGGGCATAAGCCAGCAATGCCGACAAAACATGTATCATGAATGCTGTGTTGTGCATCGGGTAAGCAATAGCCTGCCCGGGCAGCAGTAAGGCAATCAACAGTACGAGTGCCGAACAGGGAAACAGCGCCAGCTGTAATCCCTGCAGGCGATAGCGAAAACTGCCCACCCAATACAGCATTACCATTAACCAGGTAATCAGATTGAGTGCCTGACCGAACCCCACCAGCAGTACATGCTGCTGCAACATTGGCTGCCATACAACAAAGGTATGCAGCAGCAATATCAGCAGTAACAGTAACTGCTCACCCCGCAACGGATAAGGCACATCAGTATGACGTTGCCAGAACCGCCATGCCAGTACAGAAAGCACGACATAAGCAAGAATAAGCACCAGCAGCAATAAGCTCATGATTTTTCCGCAGCAATAGCGCGCCAAAAATTGGCGCGCGTAGTGTAAAATAGG includes these proteins:
- a CDS encoding MurR/RpiR family transcriptional regulator, coding for MLAKISQKLPELSSAERRVAECVLAQTKWFVHAAVATIAKEARVSQPTVIRFCRTMGYSGLPEFKLNLSASIGHDGMPYVHEELNSTDSMQDVLNKVIASTAATVLGSRKSLNAADLETAVRLMAKARRIEFYGAGNSGIVAMDAQHKLFRFGLSTVAYTDSHVQLMAAAVLSPQDVLVVISHSGSSRDLLDAIKIARGNGAKVIALTRAGSPVAQACDCVISVVTPEDSEKYTPMISRLLQLMVVDMLTIGLALHLGENVSEMLAKTKAGVKLKFLQN
- a CDS encoding nucleoside hydrolase, yielding MKRIVIDCDPGNGVAGANVDDGLALALALAADSIKLELITIVAGNTPRDTGFQVAHQLMQELNQSIPVVKGAAQALLEPAAPWREQLDNNVRKQGLLSLWDNLPPLPPLNDHSAPHAAQAIGELVCKNPGEITVVAIGPLTNIAHTIQLYPDFARSVAEIVIMGGVFQLDSYLKDTNFAVDPEAAKIVIESGANITLAPLDVTTQTLLTHQDLDKLQSFANPLADFIVRTSRPWMDYSIQTRQLAGCWIHDVLCVAKLIDESIVTSSPYIVDVSTARDCTRASSRRWKEGALRLTVGMPPVSHQPVNVMEQVDNQRLLEIIFNALGQYRC
- a CDS encoding MFS transporter, with the protein product MSDLQSSVDSPKQSAAEQRLATPEGRREFIKATLSCWLGTTMEYVDFALYGLAAGLVFGDVFFPELTPAIALLSSFATYSVGFVARPIGAIFFGRLGDLKGRKFVLVTTIALMGISTTLIGLIPSYATIGIWAPLLLAVLRFMQGFGAGAELSGATVMLGEYAPPKHRGLIASIIGIGSNSGTLVASSVWLLVLMLDKEDVASWGWRIPFILSALIAIAATLIRRHVRETPVFEQEQNEVKQSRVQKTEISASQTTVAAEKTSFLARNKAFFVMLGLRIGENGPSYLAQGFVIGYVVKFLKVNQTVATSAVFVASLLGFFVIPFAGWLSDRFGRRIVYRWFCFLLMLYAVPAYMFLETRDPFIVASIIVIGMCLASLGIFGVQAAYGVELFGVRNRYSKMALAKELGGIMSGGIAPLVASALLAQYGTWWPIAIYFAAMAGIGFITTFYAPETRGRDLNAVEDAI
- a CDS encoding cytochrome C assembly family protein, with the protein product MSLLLLVLILAYVVLSVLAWRFWQRHTDVPYPLRGEQLLLLLILLLHTFVVWQPMLQQHVLLVGFGQALNLITWLMVMLYWVGSFRYRLQGLQLALFPCSALVLLIALLLPGQAIAYPMHNTAFMIHVLSALLAYALFGITTLLAMLMLVRNHYLHRRKTVPQQSFLPPLLAIEKLMFQGLQAGFVLLTIAAVSGTVFSEAVFGEPARFNHKTVFGVLSWIIYLVILLRHHMQAWRGKKVAWWVIVSFVSLMLAYFGSKFVLEILF